One Solanum lycopersicum chromosome 4, SLM_r2.1 DNA window includes the following coding sequences:
- the LOC101267019 gene encoding sugar transport protein 5: MADDRQDSDNRFNAKITSAVIITSIVAASGGLIFGFDIGISGGVTTMRPFLEKFFPSILKKAASGGGETNVYCVFDSELLTAFTSSLYIAGLVASLAAGRLTTAIGRRNIMVVGGCTFFAGALINGASQNIFMLILGRVLLGFGVGFTNQATPVYLSEMAPSKWRGAFSTGFQFFICVGILIANCINYATSKLSWGWRLSLGLAIVPAVTMTIGALSISDTPSSLVERGKVEQAKQSLAKVRGTNNNTEIEAELADLIRSCEIARTSKEEPFVTIFRKQHRPHLVMSIAIPFFQQMSGINIIAFYAPVLFRSVGLGNNAALLGAIILALVNVGAILVSTCIVDRFGRRFLFIQGGVQMLVCQVAIACTLAASIGENGRKHMSKQYAALILALMCIYAAGFGWSWSPLNWLIPSEIFPMNIRSTGQSISVAVNFATTFVLSQFFLAMLCHFKYGVFLFFAGWIFVMTMFIVMFMPETKGVDLNSMHQVWEQHWFWGRYVKRSVLVPQQRS, from the exons ATGGCTGATGATAGACAAGATAGCGATAACCGCTTTAATGCGAAGATAACATCTGCAGTTATCATCACTAGCATTGTTGCTGCATCAGGTGGCCTCATTTTCGGATTCGATATTGGAATTTCAG GTGGAGTGACGACAATGAGGCCattccttgaaaaattcttccCATCAATACTGAAGAAGGCAGCATCTGGTGGTGGTGAAACAAATGTGTATTGTGTATTCGACAGTGAACTTTTAACAGCGTTCACGTCATCACTCTACATTGCTGGCTTGGTTGCATCTCTTGCAGCTGGTCGCCTCACGACAGCCATAGGACGAAGAAACATAATGGTAGTAGGAGGCTGCACTTTCTTTGCTGGTGCACTCATCAATGGTgcatctcaaaatatttttatgctcATTTTGGGTCGCGTTTTATTAGGCTTTGGTGTCGGCTTTACTAACCAG GCTACTCCCGTATACCTGTCAGAAATGGCACCGTCAAAATGGCGTGGTGCATTCAGCACAGGCTTCCAATTCTTCATATGTGTTGGCATTCTTATTGCAAATTGCATAAACTATGCCACCTCTAAGCTTAGCTGGGGATGGCGCCTTTCCCTCGGCCTGGCCATAGTCCCAGCCGTGACAATGACCATAG GTGCACTTTCCATATCCGACACACCTAGCAGCCTAGTTGAGCGAGGGAAAGTAGAGCAGGCAAAGCAATCTCTAGCAAAAGTTCGAGGAACCAACAACAACACTGAAATTGAAGCAGAGTTAGCTGATCTTATTAGGTCTTGTGAAATTGCAAGAACTTCAAAGGAAGAGCCTTTTGTGACGATCTTTAGGAAACAACATCGACCTCATTTGGTCATGTCCATTGCCATACCATTTTTCCAGCAAATGAGTGGGATCAATATCATTGCATTCTATGCACCTGTCCTTTTTCGATCAGTGGGTTTAGGAAATAACGCAGCTCTACTTGGTGCTATTATTCTTGCACTAGTAAACGTTGGTGCTATCCTTGTATCTACTTGTATTGTTGATCGATTTGGACGGAGATTTCTCTTCATACAAGGCGGAGTACAAATGCTCGTCTGCCAG GTAGCAATTGCTTGTACACTTGCAGCTTCTATAGGCGAAAATGGAAGAAAACACATGAGCAAACAATATGCTGCCTTAATCCTAGCCCTAATGTGCATCTATGCTGCTGGTTTTGGTTGGTCGTGGAGTCCTCTAAATTGGCTTATTCCAAGTGAAATATTTCCAATGAACATTCGATCAACGGGGCAGAGCATAAGTGTGGCAGTGAACTTTGCTACCACGTTCGTGTTGTCTCAATTTTTCTTAGCCATGCTCTGTCACTTCAAGTATGGTGTTTTCTTGTTCTTTGCTGGTTGGATCTTTGTTATGACCATGTTTATTGTGATGTTCATGCCTGAGACCAAAGGCGTCGACTTAAATTCGATGCATCAAGTGTGGGAACAGCACTGGTTTTGGGGTAGATATGTTAAGAGATCAGTCCTAGTGCCACAGCAAAGAAGTTGA